From Lepisosteus oculatus isolate fLepOcu1 chromosome 8, fLepOcu1.hap2, whole genome shotgun sequence, one genomic window encodes:
- the apool gene encoding MICOS complex subunit MIC27, translating into MAAKVLALAAVPGALGLAALRVRAAGDPLEKERLVSPKQMSVYAPPAQKLQFVEEQPGRLQTGLAGAREGLRPYVRSVKGACSSVKTGVINVVDFVQDTYIYLRDPPPGFLPRVSLMTVSGLAGLVLARKGSRFKKLVFPAGLVAAGAAVCYPAQAVAFLKVTGKKAYAASQWTSGAASSLWKRSAAKPAGPERSASAKEEPSPAPVPGPEPEAAQQSPLADAPLVAEGVASEAPPPTPQTQPRPLTADPASPEPLASDPPKHLESSSAPEVLPSDSGLVTPVADAPTDAPVKARFTPDPRLADHGQASPEDADLYSTRS; encoded by the exons ATGGCAGCCAAG gtgctggcgctgGCGGCGGTTCCGGGGGCGCTGGGGCTCGCGGCCCTGCGGGTGCGCGCGGCGGGGGACCCGCTGGAGAAGGAGAGGCTCGTGTCCCCGAAGCAG ATGTCCGTCTACGCCCCGCCCGCACAGAAGCTGCAGTTCGTGGAGGAGCAGCCAGGACGCCTGCAGACGGGACTGGCGGGGGCCAGGGAGGGGCTGCGGCCCTACGTCCGCTCCGTCAAG GGTGCCTGTTCTTCAGTCAAAACAGGAGTGATAAACGTCGTCGACTTTGTGCAAG ACACCTACATCTACCTGAGAGACCCGCCCCCAGGGTTTCTGCCCCGGGTCAGCCTCATGACTGTGTCAGGATTGGCCGGCCTGGTCTTGGCAAGGAAAG GGTCCCGTTTCAAGAAGCTGGTGTTCCCCGCGGGCCTGGTGGCAGCGGGGGCGGCTGTGTGCTACCCAGCGCAGGCAGTGGCCTTTCTGAAG GTGACGGGCAAGAAGGCGTATGCGGCTAGCCAGTGGACCAGCGGTGCTGCCAGTTCGCTATGGAAACGGAGCGCAGCCAAACCGGCGGGCCCAGAG CGGTCGGCCTCGGCAAAAGAAGAACCCAGCCCTGCGCCTGTCCCTGGTCCTGAGCCAGAGGCTGCCCAGCAGTCGCCCCTTGCTGACGCCCCCCTTGTGGCTGAGGGCGTGGCCTCTGAAGCCCCTCCTCCCACCCCTCAAACACAGCCCCGCCCTCTCACCGCTGACCCAGCCTCTCCTGAGCCCCTGGCCAGCGACCCTCCAAAGCACCTGGAGTCTTCCTCGGCCCCAGAGGTCCTGCCCAGTGATTCCGGCTTGGTGACACCTGTAGCTGACGCACCCACAG ATGCCCCGGTGAAAGCGCGGTTCACCCCTGACCCCAGGCTGGCGGATCACGGCCAGGCCAGCCCTGAAGACGCAGACCTGTACAGCACGCGCAGCTGA